GATACATGAAAAGCAAATTAGGATTTAGTAGGAAAGTTTGCCctgtttatttttgtatgttgTATGTGTGTTTTGAAGACAGTCTTGTTGAGGCACAGGTTGAGGGATGGAGGTGACTCCCAAAGCTTATATTTTGTATGATTCAGGGGTGTGAGTTTAGGAATATATACAGAAAATTGGAGGAATCCTAAAGGATTAGGGAAATAACATCTTTTCTGTCATCAAGACAAATTATGTAATTAAAGGGTCATCCTTTTTCCATCTTGCTaaacaataacaagaaaataaggtGCTAACAATGATGATTGTTGCTCAGAAATAGTATATAAAAGGCTCAAAGGGCCAGAAAACTTTCAAACTCAAGTACCTCACTCACCTTGAAAGAAACCTAGAAGCTCAACCCACCACCACCATGGTCAGCTCTTGTTGTGGCTCTTCCTGCTCTGGCCTGAGCTGTGGCTCTCCCTGCTGTGCTCCCTGCTGCTGCCGCCCTGCCTGCTGCCTTCGGCCAGCCTGCTGCCAGAGCACCTGCTGCAGGACCAACTGTTATAGACCCACCTGCACTGAGTCCACCTGCTGCCTCCCCAGCTGCTGTGGGTCCAGCTGCTGCCAGTCTTGCTGCCAGCCCTGCTGCTGCCCCAGCTACTGTGTGTCCAGCTGCTGCCAGCCTTGCTGCTGCCCCAGCTTCTATGGGTCCAGCTGTTGCCAGCCATGCTGCCGCCCAAGCTGCTGTGTGACCAGCTGCTGTCAGCCTTGCTGCCACCCCATTTGTTGCCAGACCACCCGCTGCAGAATCACCTGCTGCCGCCCGGCCTGCTGTGGTTCCTCTTGCTGTTAAATATATGGACCTGTGTATGAATACTTACCAGCCTTATCCTTTACTTATGTCACTCAGTATAAATAGAGTTTGTTCAGTCAGATAATTATAAGATAATCCTCAAGACACTCATTTACAAACCTCCTGCAGCGGCTTTCTATTTAAATTCCTTCTTTAGTGCAAACTATCACCTCACTGTTAGTCTTTT
The window above is part of the Gracilinanus agilis isolate LMUSP501 chromosome 4, AgileGrace, whole genome shotgun sequence genome. Proteins encoded here:
- the LOC123244180 gene encoding keratin-associated protein 4-3-like; translation: MVSSCCGSSCSGLSCGSPCCAPCCCRPACCLRPACCQSTCCRTNCYRPTCTESTCCLPSCCGSSCCQSCCQPCCCPSYCVSSCCQPCCCPSFYGSSCCQPCCRPSCCVTSCCQPCCHPICCQTTRCRITCCRPACCGSSCC